Proteins encoded in a region of the Cytobacillus pseudoceanisediminis genome:
- a CDS encoding PepSY domain-containing protein, translating into MNWKSFMLGVGVGLASGYAARELLSQKTAVSPEKALANAKDAFKQEGPISGSWIHMKAEPYEKGHLKYQVYKGGISRFSGEEAEQYEFIADAETGTILDVFPLH; encoded by the coding sequence ATGAATTGGAAGTCATTTATGTTAGGTGTTGGGGTTGGTTTGGCGAGCGGGTACGCAGCTAGGGAATTGCTGTCGCAGAAAACTGCTGTTTCCCCTGAGAAAGCTTTGGCAAATGCAAAGGATGCATTTAAACAGGAAGGGCCGATAAGCGGATCATGGATTCATATGAAAGCTGAACCTTATGAAAAAGGTCATTTAAAATATCAGGTTTATAAGGGCGGCATTTCGAGGTTTTCGGGTGAAGAAGCCGAACAGTATGAATTCATTGCCGACGCAGAGACTGGAACCATTTTGGACGTTTTTCCACTGCATTGA
- a CDS encoding YtzH-like family protein translates to MPLGHQDQLNLLKDILSNHQTDCCGSISECEQLERLVKSLMINGNINQNVKTVLEEIYEYSQHGINSSQLDTHIESHQNELSQWVQDIDQFS, encoded by the coding sequence ATGCCGCTTGGACACCAGGATCAATTAAATTTATTAAAAGATATTTTAAGCAATCATCAGACAGATTGCTGTGGCTCTATTTCAGAATGTGAACAATTGGAACGTTTGGTTAAATCATTAATGATCAACGGAAATATTAATCAAAACGTAAAAACAGTATTAGAAGAAATTTATGAATACAGTCAGCACGGGATCAATTCTTCACAATTGGATACTCACATTGAATCCCACCAGAATGAATTATCACAATGGGTACAGGATATAGATCAATTTTCGTAA
- a CDS encoding PTS transporter subunit IIC — MRAFLNRKGVTLSPKVYFIDALSSMALGLFASLIIGLIIKTVGEQTDFKYLEDMGTLAMGLMGPAIGVAVAYGLNAPPLVIFSAIASGAAGAALGGPAGSFAAALISTELGKLVSKETKVDIIVTPLVTIVAGYMVSTLIGPGIDYGMKSFGSLIMWGTEQRPIIMGIIVAVLMGLALTAPISSAAIALMLDLHGVAAGAATIGCAAQMVGFAVSSFRENKMGGLVAIGIGTSMLQVANIIKNPRILIPPTLAGAFLAPFGTTVWLMENNAAGAGMGTSGLVGQIMTFTTMGFGSEIWMKVIILHFIGPALISLLLSEYMRKKGWIQYGDMHISTGGEKNEKTGIGRTI; from the coding sequence ATGAGAGCCTTTCTGAATAGAAAAGGGGTAACCCTTTCACCTAAAGTATATTTTATAGATGCACTGAGCAGCATGGCGCTTGGATTATTCGCTTCGCTGATCATTGGGCTTATTATTAAGACAGTCGGCGAACAGACTGATTTCAAATACCTGGAGGATATGGGCACTCTGGCTATGGGTCTGATGGGGCCTGCAATAGGTGTTGCAGTTGCATACGGACTTAATGCTCCACCGCTTGTTATCTTTTCAGCCATTGCCAGCGGGGCTGCCGGCGCGGCTCTTGGCGGTCCAGCAGGGAGCTTCGCTGCAGCTCTTATTTCCACAGAGCTTGGAAAACTTGTCAGTAAGGAAACAAAGGTTGATATCATTGTAACACCGCTTGTTACAATTGTGGCTGGTTATATGGTTTCAACATTAATTGGCCCCGGGATCGATTATGGAATGAAGAGCTTTGGCAGCCTGATCATGTGGGGAACAGAGCAAAGGCCAATCATCATGGGCATCATTGTGGCGGTATTAATGGGTCTTGCCTTGACGGCACCCATTTCTTCAGCCGCCATTGCGCTTATGCTTGATCTGCACGGAGTTGCAGCAGGAGCTGCCACTATTGGCTGTGCAGCACAAATGGTCGGCTTCGCAGTGAGCAGCTTCAGGGAAAATAAAATGGGCGGTTTAGTAGCGATTGGAATAGGAACATCCATGCTGCAGGTAGCCAACATTATTAAAAATCCGCGTATTCTTATTCCACCTACCCTTGCAGGTGCGTTCCTGGCACCCTTTGGCACGACCGTCTGGCTAATGGAGAACAATGCTGCAGGAGCAGGCATGGGAACAAGCGGGCTGGTTGGACAGATAATGACTTTTACAACGATGGGCTTTGGTTCAGAAATTTGGATGAAGGTCATTATATTGCATTTTATTGGACCGGCTCTTATCAGCCTGTTATTATCTGAGTATATGAGGAAGAAAGGCTGGATCCAATATGGAGACATGCATATCAGCACAGGGGGCGAAAAAAATGAAAAAACTGGAATCGGCAGAACAATTTAA
- a CDS encoding phosphotransferase family protein: MEHLFGHDWEIVPAGGATGEAFYAKHEEQRLFLKRNSSPFLAVLSAEGIVPKLIWTKRMENGDVITAQQWLNGRELKASDMNQESVAKLLRKIHSSKPLLGMLTRMGKSPLQPETLLRLIEEELDCDLKEQAAVIQSVDFLKQEVSHIHCEENTVCHCDVNHNNWLLSENNQLYLIDWDGAMIADPAIDLGMLLYWYISKEEWPNWLERYGIQLTDNLLLRMKWYVIAQTLTSIQWHKNKFRYQEMEKWLSYLDELL, translated from the coding sequence TTGGAACATTTATTTGGACATGACTGGGAGATTGTTCCCGCCGGAGGGGCGACAGGGGAAGCCTTCTATGCAAAGCACGAAGAGCAGAGGCTTTTTCTTAAAAGAAACTCCTCTCCTTTCCTGGCGGTTCTGTCTGCGGAAGGAATCGTCCCGAAACTTATCTGGACAAAAAGAATGGAAAATGGGGACGTTATAACTGCCCAGCAATGGCTTAATGGAAGAGAGCTAAAAGCTTCTGACATGAACCAGGAAAGCGTAGCAAAGCTTTTGAGAAAAATACATTCTTCAAAGCCGCTGCTTGGTATGCTGACAAGAATGGGGAAGTCTCCGCTGCAGCCCGAAACCCTTTTGCGTTTGATTGAGGAAGAACTGGATTGTGATCTGAAGGAGCAGGCTGCTGTTATTCAGTCAGTCGATTTCCTGAAGCAAGAGGTTTCGCATATCCACTGTGAGGAAAATACGGTGTGCCATTGCGATGTGAATCATAACAACTGGCTGCTTTCGGAAAACAACCAGCTGTACTTGATTGATTGGGATGGAGCCATGATAGCAGATCCGGCCATTGATCTGGGGATGCTATTGTATTGGTATATTTCTAAAGAAGAATGGCCAAATTGGCTTGAGCGGTACGGCATTCAGTTGACAGATAATTTGCTGCTCCGCATGAAATGGTATGTGATTGCACAGACTTTGACATCTATCCAATGGCATAAAAATAAATTCAGGTACCAGGAAATGGAAAAGTGGCTTTCCTATCTGGATGAGCTCCTTTAA
- a CDS encoding DUF84 family protein, translated as MKVIIGSKNPAKILAVKTAFSHYEAVIMSEDVPSGVNDQPFSDEETIKGAINRAYGALQASGGQIGIGLEGGVQKTEHGLFLCNWGALAEKGQPPIIAGGARIPLPDGVAVRLLAGEELGPVMDDYAKKENIRKNEGAVGIFTNGQINRADMFSHVMKLLLGQYEYRKKG; from the coding sequence ATGAAAGTCATCATTGGTTCAAAAAATCCCGCAAAGATTTTGGCAGTAAAAACTGCTTTTAGCCATTATGAAGCTGTTATTATGTCCGAAGATGTGCCCTCAGGAGTGAACGACCAGCCATTCTCGGATGAAGAAACCATAAAAGGGGCCATCAATAGAGCATATGGAGCACTCCAAGCATCCGGCGGACAAATTGGCATTGGCCTCGAGGGCGGTGTGCAGAAAACAGAGCACGGGCTATTTCTCTGTAATTGGGGGGCTCTTGCGGAAAAAGGGCAGCCTCCGATTATTGCTGGCGGAGCCAGGATTCCCCTTCCAGATGGGGTTGCAGTCCGGCTTTTGGCTGGCGAAGAACTTGGCCCTGTAATGGATGATTACGCAAAAAAAGAAAATATCCGCAAAAATGAAGGAGCTGTTGGGATTTTTACAAATGGGCAGATTAATCGTGCTGACATGTTCTCGCATGTCATGAAGCTTCTTCTTGGGCAATATGAATATAGAAAAAAGGGCTAG
- a CDS encoding M42 family metallopeptidase, producing MNEKTLQLFKTLTELPGAPGNEHLVRKFMREQISQYTEEVVQDKLGGIFGVKRGDQSGPTVMVAGHMDEVGFMVTSITDNGMIRFQTLGGWWSQVLLAQRVQIITDNGPVTGVIGSIPPHLLDEAKRSKPMEIKNMLIDIGADDREDAKRIGIKPGQQILPICPFTPMANAKKILAKAWDNRYGCGLAVELLEEVQSEALPNILYSGATVQEEVGLRGAQTAANMINPDIFFALDASPANDMTGDKNEFGHLGKGALLRILDRSMVTHRGMREFVLDTAETNNIPYQYFVSQGGTDAGKVHISNEGVPSAVIGICSRYIHTHASIVHVDDYAAAKELLVKLVKACDRSTVETIRQNS from the coding sequence ATGAACGAAAAAACATTGCAGCTTTTTAAAACATTGACAGAGTTGCCAGGGGCGCCTGGAAACGAGCATTTAGTACGGAAATTCATGCGCGAACAGATCAGCCAGTATACAGAAGAAGTCGTTCAGGATAAGCTTGGAGGCATCTTCGGCGTGAAAAGAGGCGATCAAAGCGGCCCGACTGTCATGGTGGCAGGCCATATGGATGAAGTTGGATTCATGGTCACTTCCATAACAGATAATGGAATGATCCGTTTTCAGACACTGGGAGGCTGGTGGAGCCAGGTTTTGCTTGCACAAAGAGTCCAAATTATTACAGATAATGGACCGGTGACAGGAGTTATCGGTTCAATTCCTCCGCATCTTTTAGACGAAGCAAAGCGCAGCAAGCCGATGGAAATAAAGAATATGCTGATTGACATTGGTGCAGATGACCGTGAAGATGCGAAAAGAATAGGCATTAAGCCAGGACAGCAAATTCTCCCGATTTGTCCATTTACACCAATGGCAAATGCAAAGAAAATCCTGGCGAAAGCATGGGATAACCGTTATGGCTGCGGTTTGGCGGTGGAACTTTTAGAAGAAGTCCAGAGTGAAGCACTTCCCAATATTCTCTATTCCGGAGCAACAGTTCAGGAAGAAGTTGGCTTAAGAGGTGCACAGACAGCAGCGAATATGATCAATCCTGACATTTTCTTTGCATTGGATGCAAGCCCTGCCAACGATATGACCGGGGATAAAAACGAGTTCGGCCATTTAGGAAAAGGAGCTCTTCTGCGCATACTGGACCGTTCAATGGTAACGCACCGCGGCATGAGGGAGTTTGTTCTGGATACAGCTGAAACGAACAACATTCCATATCAGTATTTCGTCTCGCAAGGCGGAACAGATGCAGGTAAAGTTCACATATCCAATGAAGGTGTTCCAAGTGCAGTAATCGGCATTTGCTCCCGTTATATTCACACACATGCATCCATTGTGCATGTCGATGATTATGCAGCGGCAAAAGAATTGCTTGTTAAATTAGTAAAAGCTTGTGACCGTTCAACAGTAGAAACCATCCGTCAAAACAGTTAA
- a CDS encoding thioredoxin family protein: MKKLESAEQFNEMRSNGKHIFMFSADWCPDCRVIEPILPEIEAKYSEYTFIYVDRDQFIDLCIELDVFGIPSFIGYRDGQELGRFVSKDRKTQEEIENFIQTLEQ; the protein is encoded by the coding sequence ATGAAAAAACTGGAATCGGCAGAACAATTTAACGAGATGCGCAGCAATGGGAAGCATATTTTCATGTTTTCAGCTGACTGGTGTCCGGATTGCCGGGTTATTGAACCGATATTGCCTGAAATAGAAGCAAAATATAGTGAATACACTTTTATTTATGTAGATCGCGATCAATTCATTGATCTTTGCATTGAGCTTGATGTCTTTGGGATCCCAAGCTTCATCGGATACAGGGATGGCCAGGAACTTGGCCGCTTTGTCAGCAAAGACCGCAAAACCCAGGAAGAAATTGAAAACTTTATTCAAACTCTTGAACAATAA
- a CDS encoding YtoQ family protein, with the protein MEITVYLAGEIHSNWRNELKEKAKSLQLPVHFTGPMENHDRSDMIGEEILGKQPDAIFRDEAASSINNLRTQLLMQKSDLVIALFGEKYKQWNTAMDASAAAALGKPLILIRPNELHHPLKELSSKANVTVETVNQALKVLSYIFETE; encoded by the coding sequence ATGGAAATAACCGTCTACTTAGCAGGTGAAATACATTCCAATTGGCGCAATGAATTAAAGGAGAAAGCTAAATCACTTCAGCTGCCTGTTCATTTTACGGGTCCTATGGAAAACCATGACCGTTCTGACATGATCGGAGAGGAAATTCTCGGGAAGCAGCCGGATGCAATCTTCCGTGATGAAGCCGCTTCAAGCATCAATAACTTAAGAACACAGCTTCTTATGCAAAAATCGGATCTCGTGATTGCTTTGTTTGGTGAAAAATATAAGCAATGGAACACAGCCATGGACGCAAGTGCTGCTGCGGCACTTGGAAAACCGCTGATCCTCATCCGTCCCAATGAGCTGCATCACCCTTTAAAGGAGCTTTCAAGTAAAGCCAATGTTACTGTTGAAACGGTCAACCAGGCCTTGAAAGTTTTGTCGTACATCTTCGAAACCGAATAG
- the trmB gene encoding tRNA (guanosine(46)-N7)-methyltransferase TrmB, with protein sequence MRQRNKPWAKDKLAEYPQYVISEPEKYKGKWKEAFDKDQPLHIEIGTGKGRFITGMAKANPENNYIGIELADSVIVTALDRIIEDELPNVKLLNVNANDLRDYFEKGEVDRVYLNFSDPWPKKRHAKRRLTYKSFLEIYENILGDKGEIHFKTDNQGLFESSLMSFSEYGMLLTFVSLDLHNSDYEGNIMTEYEEKFSSRGSRIFRCEVQYR encoded by the coding sequence ATGCGACAGCGAAATAAACCTTGGGCGAAAGATAAATTAGCCGAATATCCACAATACGTAATTTCAGAACCTGAAAAATATAAAGGAAAGTGGAAGGAAGCCTTCGATAAAGATCAGCCCCTTCATATAGAAATTGGGACAGGAAAAGGCCGCTTCATAACTGGTATGGCGAAAGCAAACCCGGAAAACAACTACATTGGAATTGAGCTCGCTGACAGCGTCATCGTCACTGCTCTGGATCGCATCATCGAGGATGAACTTCCAAATGTAAAGCTTCTGAATGTGAATGCCAATGATCTTCGGGATTACTTTGAAAAAGGCGAAGTCGATCGTGTCTACCTTAATTTTTCAGATCCATGGCCAAAGAAACGCCATGCAAAACGCAGGCTGACTTATAAAAGTTTCCTGGAGATTTATGAAAATATCCTTGGGGATAAAGGAGAAATACACTTTAAGACTGATAACCAGGGATTATTTGAATCATCTCTTATGAGTTTCTCCGAGTACGGCATGCTTCTGACATTTGTCAGCCTGGACCTTCACAATAGCGATTATGAAGGAAACATCATGACCGAATATGAAGAGAAGTTTTCTTCAAGGGGAAGCCGTATATTCCGGTGTGAAGTTCAATACAGATAA
- a CDS encoding YtnP family quorum-quenching lactonase — translation MEALELKNVKLYWLRGGVTHLDGGAMFGVVPKPLWSKRYPCNENNQIELRTDPILIQFDGKNILVESGLGNGKLSDKQKRNFGALEESFVEQDLAKHGLSPKDIDYILMTHLHFDHACGLTKPEEGKFSSIFPNARIIASQVEWEEMRNPNIRSRNTYWKENWESIQDQVDVFAGEWTLGPIKMVHTGGHSDGHSILVIEDEDETVIHMADIMPTHAHANVLWVLAYDDYPMDSISAKEKWMEYGLERNAWFTFYHDAFYRAVKWDESGNIAEKVEKKQS, via the coding sequence ATGGAAGCATTGGAGTTAAAGAACGTAAAGCTGTACTGGCTTCGCGGCGGTGTCACACATCTTGATGGCGGAGCCATGTTTGGGGTAGTTCCTAAGCCTTTATGGTCTAAAAGATATCCCTGCAATGAAAATAATCAGATCGAACTGAGAACAGATCCCATCCTTATTCAGTTTGACGGTAAAAATATTCTAGTCGAATCGGGTCTTGGAAACGGGAAGCTGAGTGATAAACAGAAGAGGAATTTCGGAGCGCTTGAAGAGTCTTTTGTTGAACAGGATTTAGCCAAGCACGGCCTGTCACCAAAGGACATCGATTATATCCTTATGACGCATCTTCATTTTGATCATGCCTGCGGACTGACAAAACCGGAAGAAGGAAAATTTTCTTCTATATTTCCAAATGCAAGAATCATTGCATCACAAGTGGAATGGGAAGAAATGAGAAATCCTAATATCCGTTCAAGGAATACATATTGGAAAGAAAACTGGGAGTCCATTCAGGATCAGGTGGATGTCTTTGCAGGAGAGTGGACGCTCGGCCCTATTAAAATGGTGCATACAGGCGGCCACAGTGATGGCCATTCTATACTTGTTATAGAAGATGAGGATGAGACCGTCATTCATATGGCTGATATCATGCCAACTCATGCCCATGCGAATGTACTTTGGGTTCTCGCTTACGATGACTATCCGATGGATTCCATAAGTGCCAAGGAAAAATGGATGGAATACGGGCTGGAAAGAAATGCATGGTTTACTTTTTATCATGATGCTTTTTACCGGGCAGTCAAATGGGATGAATCAGGAAATATTGCTGAGAAGGTGGAAAAGAAGCAAAGTTAA